A stretch of the Vigna radiata var. radiata cultivar VC1973A chromosome 9, Vradiata_ver6, whole genome shotgun sequence genome encodes the following:
- the LOC106773856 gene encoding tobamovirus multiplication protein 1-like: MAFGLRTKSFGFLEGEPEFLNAFQWWNQIDDSDQWQRGTYYALCVAYTLVSFIALVQLVRIQLRAPGDGWAMQKVFHMLNFVVNGSRAVVFGLYKSDFAIRAKLLEQMLMELPGLLFFSTCTLLVLFWAEIYNEGRGEPSQKLRPAYAIINGFIYLVQICLWIYTWIYTIASKTATGLEAAEFFLSVISFFALLGFLFYGGRLLFELRRFPIESRGRLKKLYKVGSATSICCTCFLIRCALLAFSGFSKNTDLDVLNHPILNLVYYLMVEIVPSVLVLFVLRKLPRRRVSDQYHPIR, from the exons ATGGCATTTGGACTCAGAACGAAGAGCTTTGGGTTCTTAGAAGGAGAGCCTGAGTTTTTGAATGCATTTCAATGGTGGAATCAGATTGATGACTCGGATCAATGGCAGAGAGGCACTTACTATGCCCTTTGTGTCGCTTATACGTTGGTCTCCTTTATTGCCCTG GTACAACTGGTGCGAATTCAATTGAGGGCACCTGGAGATGGGTGGGCAATGCAGAAGGTTTTCCACATGTTGAACTTTGTTGTCAATGGAT CGAGGGCTGTTGTTTTCGGTTTATACAAAAGTGATTTTGCAATAAGAGCAAAG TTACTAGAGCAGATGTTAATGGAGCTTCCTGGTCTTCTGTTTTTTTCTACGTGTACATTGCTTGTCTTGTTCTGGGCTGAGATATATAACGAG GGAAGAGGTGAACCCTCACAGAAACTTAGGCCTGCTTATGCTATTATCAATGGTTTTATTTACTTGGTACAG ATCTGCCTCTGGATTTACACGTGGATTTACACGATTGCAAGCAAAACTGCTACAGGCTTGGAAGCTGCAGAATTCTTCCTTTCAG TTATATCATTCTTTGCTCTTCTTGGATTTTTGTTCTACGGTGGAAG GTTGCTTTTCGAGTTGAGGCGTTTCCCTATTGAATCTAGAGGCCGTCTAAAGAAACTTTACAAG GTTGGGTCTGCTACTAGCATTTGTTGCACTTGTTTTCTGATAAGATGTGCTTTG CTTGCATTTTCTGGATTTAGTAAGAATACAGATCTTGATGTCTTGAACCATCCCATTCTTAACTTGGTTTACTATTTG ATGGTAGAGATTGTTCCCTCAGTGTTGGTGCTCTTCGTATTGCGAAAGCTGCCCCGAAGACGAGTTTCTGATCAGTACCACCCCATTAGATGA